One window from the genome of Salvelinus fontinalis isolate EN_2023a chromosome 3, ASM2944872v1, whole genome shotgun sequence encodes:
- the LOC129851227 gene encoding kynurenine formamidase-like isoform X1 produces MAPCVFYYSNSQKQRETTVVLGGNNENQELERQFSPSQWSPRMSADDVIKSHVTALKEGTERARALAQTLLNVPYGEGEGEKLDVYVPTTTSLDVPLVIYLHGGYWQFLSKEESGFMAVPLVHKGVVVVAVGYDIAPKGNMDVMVSQVRRSVVSVIQQYSHISGLYLCGHSAGAHLAAMILSTDWSHYSVTPQIKGAFLVSGIYDLLPILSTYVNEPLKMTEEVALRNSPSQLVPQLKLSSSDCDIVVAVAQNDSPEFRKQSEDYYKALESTEGLKVTLEDVPNTDHFNIIEQLVDGDYHLTQLLLKMMGKS; encoded by the exons atggcaccttgtgtattctactattcaaaCTCGCAAAAGCAGAGGGAAACAACTGTTGTCCTGGGTGGCAACAATGAGAATCAG GAGCTAGAGAGGCAGTTTTCGCCCAGCCAGTGGTCGCCCAGAATGTCGGCAGACGACGTTATCAAATCCCACGTGACGGCGCTCAAAGAAG GTACGGAGCGTGCCCGTGCCCTGGCCCAGACCCTCCTCAACGTTCCctatggagaaggagagggggagaaactaGACGTCTATGTTCCCACCACCACTTCTCTAG ATGTCCCACTGGTGATCTACCTCCATGGAGGCTACTGGCAGTTCCTTAG TAAGGAGGAGTCCGGGTTTATGGCCGTCCCATTGGTCCATAAGGGCGTCGTGGTGGTCGCCGTGGGTTACGACATAGCTCCCAAAG GGAACATGGACGTGATGGTGTCTCAGGTGCGGAGGAGTGTGGTGTCCGTCATTCAACAGTATTCACACATTAG tggTCTGTACCTGTGTGGCCACTCTGCGGGGGCCCACCTGGCTGCTATGATCCTCTCTACAGACTGGTCTCACTACAGTGTGACCCCTCAGATCAAAG gtgCGTTCCTGGTCAGTGGTATATATGACCTCCTGCCCATCCTGTCCACCTATGTCAACGAGCCTCTGAAGATGACAGA AGAGGTGGCTCTGAGGAACAGTCCTAGTCAGTTGGTTCCGCAGCTCAAACTCTCCTCCTCCGACTGTGACATCGTGGTTGCCGTGGCGCAGAACGACTCGCCAGAGTTCCGGAAGCAGTCGGAGGACTACTACAAA GCTCTGGAGTCAACAGAAGGACTGAAGGTAACATTGGAGGACGTTCCAAACACAGATCACTTCAACATCATCGAGCAGCTAGTTGACGGAGACTACCACCTCACTCAG CTGCTGTTAAAGATGATGGGGAAGAGCTAA
- the LOC129851227 gene encoding kynurenine formamidase-like isoform X2, whose translation MSRWKDMNKDELERQFSPSQWSPRMSADDVIKSHVTALKEGTERARALAQTLLNVPYGEGEGEKLDVYVPTTTSLDVPLVIYLHGGYWQFLSKEESGFMAVPLVHKGVVVVAVGYDIAPKGNMDVMVSQVRRSVVSVIQQYSHISGLYLCGHSAGAHLAAMILSTDWSHYSVTPQIKGAFLVSGIYDLLPILSTYVNEPLKMTEEVALRNSPSQLVPQLKLSSSDCDIVVAVAQNDSPEFRKQSEDYYKALESTEGLKVTLEDVPNTDHFNIIEQLVDGDYHLTQLLLKMMGKS comes from the exons ATGTCACGTTGGAAGGATATGAATAAGGAT GAGCTAGAGAGGCAGTTTTCGCCCAGCCAGTGGTCGCCCAGAATGTCGGCAGACGACGTTATCAAATCCCACGTGACGGCGCTCAAAGAAG GTACGGAGCGTGCCCGTGCCCTGGCCCAGACCCTCCTCAACGTTCCctatggagaaggagagggggagaaactaGACGTCTATGTTCCCACCACCACTTCTCTAG ATGTCCCACTGGTGATCTACCTCCATGGAGGCTACTGGCAGTTCCTTAG TAAGGAGGAGTCCGGGTTTATGGCCGTCCCATTGGTCCATAAGGGCGTCGTGGTGGTCGCCGTGGGTTACGACATAGCTCCCAAAG GGAACATGGACGTGATGGTGTCTCAGGTGCGGAGGAGTGTGGTGTCCGTCATTCAACAGTATTCACACATTAG tggTCTGTACCTGTGTGGCCACTCTGCGGGGGCCCACCTGGCTGCTATGATCCTCTCTACAGACTGGTCTCACTACAGTGTGACCCCTCAGATCAAAG gtgCGTTCCTGGTCAGTGGTATATATGACCTCCTGCCCATCCTGTCCACCTATGTCAACGAGCCTCTGAAGATGACAGA AGAGGTGGCTCTGAGGAACAGTCCTAGTCAGTTGGTTCCGCAGCTCAAACTCTCCTCCTCCGACTGTGACATCGTGGTTGCCGTGGCGCAGAACGACTCGCCAGAGTTCCGGAAGCAGTCGGAGGACTACTACAAA GCTCTGGAGTCAACAGAAGGACTGAAGGTAACATTGGAGGACGTTCCAAACACAGATCACTTCAACATCATCGAGCAGCTAGTTGACGGAGACTACCACCTCACTCAG CTGCTGTTAAAGATGATGGGGAAGAGCTAA
- the LOC129851227 gene encoding kynurenine formamidase-like isoform X3: MSADDVIKSHVTALKEGTERARALAQTLLNVPYGEGEGEKLDVYVPTTTSLDVPLVIYLHGGYWQFLSKEESGFMAVPLVHKGVVVVAVGYDIAPKGNMDVMVSQVRRSVVSVIQQYSHISGLYLCGHSAGAHLAAMILSTDWSHYSVTPQIKGAFLVSGIYDLLPILSTYVNEPLKMTEEVALRNSPSQLVPQLKLSSSDCDIVVAVAQNDSPEFRKQSEDYYKALESTEGLKVTLEDVPNTDHFNIIEQLVDGDYHLTQLLLKMMGKS; this comes from the exons ATGTCGGCAGACGACGTTATCAAATCCCACGTGACGGCGCTCAAAGAAG GTACGGAGCGTGCCCGTGCCCTGGCCCAGACCCTCCTCAACGTTCCctatggagaaggagagggggagaaactaGACGTCTATGTTCCCACCACCACTTCTCTAG ATGTCCCACTGGTGATCTACCTCCATGGAGGCTACTGGCAGTTCCTTAG TAAGGAGGAGTCCGGGTTTATGGCCGTCCCATTGGTCCATAAGGGCGTCGTGGTGGTCGCCGTGGGTTACGACATAGCTCCCAAAG GGAACATGGACGTGATGGTGTCTCAGGTGCGGAGGAGTGTGGTGTCCGTCATTCAACAGTATTCACACATTAG tggTCTGTACCTGTGTGGCCACTCTGCGGGGGCCCACCTGGCTGCTATGATCCTCTCTACAGACTGGTCTCACTACAGTGTGACCCCTCAGATCAAAG gtgCGTTCCTGGTCAGTGGTATATATGACCTCCTGCCCATCCTGTCCACCTATGTCAACGAGCCTCTGAAGATGACAGA AGAGGTGGCTCTGAGGAACAGTCCTAGTCAGTTGGTTCCGCAGCTCAAACTCTCCTCCTCCGACTGTGACATCGTGGTTGCCGTGGCGCAGAACGACTCGCCAGAGTTCCGGAAGCAGTCGGAGGACTACTACAAA GCTCTGGAGTCAACAGAAGGACTGAAGGTAACATTGGAGGACGTTCCAAACACAGATCACTTCAACATCATCGAGCAGCTAGTTGACGGAGACTACCACCTCACTCAG CTGCTGTTAAAGATGATGGGGAAGAGCTAA
- the LOC129851228 gene encoding thymidine kinase, cytosolic-like, with the protein MECLNIPRIMPNSPRKAIGQIQVIFGPMFSGKSTELIRRVRRFQIAQYNCLVVKYAKDTRYSEKGMATHDKNTMEAVPANCLSDVRSLALQACVIGIDEGQFFPDTVEFCEEMANMGKTIIVAALDGTFQRKPFGNILNLVPLAESVVKLNAVCMQCYKEAAYTKRLGAEKEVEVIGGADMYHARCRKCYGGLMDVVKENSAPHRDETPPHVMTVKLLDNTTSPRKPFATLQV; encoded by the exons ATGGAGTGTTTGAATATTCCAAGAATCATGCCAAATTCCCCACGGAAAGCAATAGGACAGATCCAG GTCATCTTTGGCCCAATGTTCTCAGGCAAAAG CACTGAGTTGATCAGGCGAGTGCGTCGTTTCCAGATCGCTCAGTACAACTGTTTGGTGGTCAAATATGCCAAAGATACACGCTactcc GAGAAGGGCATGGCCACGCATGACAA AAACACAATGGAAGCTGTACCAGCCAACTGCCTGAGTGACGTGCGTTCTCTAGCTCTGCAGGCTTGCGTCATCGGAATCGACGAAGGACAGTTT tTCCCAGACACGGTGGAGTTCTGTGAGGAGATGGCCAACATGGGGAAGACTATAATCGTAGCGGCCCTGGATGGAACCTTCCAGAGAAAG cccTTTGGAAACATCCTGAACCTGGTTCCCCTGGCTGAGAGCGTTGTGAAGCTGAACGCTGTCTGTATGCAGTGTTACAAGGAGGCAGCATACACCAAGAGACTGGGGGCAGAgaaagag GTGGAGGTGATTGGTGGAGCCGATATGTACCATGCGCGGTGCAGGAAGTGTTACGGTGGCCTGATGGATGTGGTGAAGGAGAATAGCGCCCCCCACAGGGACGAGACGCCACCGCATGTGATGACAGTGAAACTGCTTGACAACACTACATCGCCACGGAAACCCTTCGCCACCCTGCAAGTCTGA